The proteins below come from a single Sorghum bicolor cultivar BTx623 chromosome 4, Sorghum_bicolor_NCBIv3, whole genome shotgun sequence genomic window:
- the LOC8078943 gene encoding nitrate reductase [NAD(P)H] gives MAASVDRHLAPHPWPGNAPPKSFDMFRSGGPGGGGKRRAGSDSDSEDEDTIPPDWRSLYLPRLEVEPPVHDPRDEATSDAWVRRHPALVRLTGKHPFNSEPPVPRLMAHGFITPAPLHYVRNHGPVPRADWSTWTVEVTGLVRRPARLTMEQLVTEFEAVELPVTLVCAGNRRKEQNMVRQTVGFNWGPGAISTSVWRGARLRDVLRRCGVMGAADGAANVCFEGAEDLPGGGGSKYGTSLRRGVAMDPARDVILAYMQNGEPLAPDHGFPVRVIVPGFIGGRMVKWLKRIVVASSESESYYHYRDNRVLPSHVDAELANAEAWWYKPEYMINELNINSVITTPGHDEVLPINALTTQRPYTIKGYAYSGGGRKVTRVEVTLDGGETWQVCSLDHPERPTKYGKYWCWCFWSVDVEVLDVLGAKEIAVRAWDEAMNTQPEKLIWNLMGMMNNCWFRVKINACRPHKGEIGMVFEHPAQPGNQPGGWMARQKHLETSESAQGTLKKSTSTPFMNTATTQYTMSEVRRHTSPDSAWIIVHGHIYDCTGFLKDHPGGADSILINAGTDCTEEFDAIHSDKARGLLDLYRVGELVVTGSDYSPQNSHADLRAIDEAPAAAAPAAQSVSTVALSNPREKVRCRLVDKKSLSYNVRLFRFALPSPDQKLGLPVGRHVYVCASIDGKLCMRAYTPTSPVDEVGHIELLIKIYFKDEDPKYPNGGLMSQYLDSLPLGATIDIKGPIGHIEYAGRGGFVVNGERRFARRLAMIAGGTGITPVYQVIQAVLRDQPDDDTEMHLVYANRTEDDMLLREEIDRWAAAHPARLKVWYVVSKVARPEDGWAYGVGRVDEQVLREHLPLGDSETLALVCGPPAMIECTVRPGLEKMGYDLDKACLVF, from the exons ATGGCGGCCTCTGTTGATCGTCACCTGGCTCCCCACCCATGGCCAGGCAATGCGCCTCCCAAGAGCTTCGACATGTTCCGCTCCGGCGGCCCAGGCGGCGGAGGCAAGCGCCGCGCCGGctccgactccgactccgaggacgaagacaCCATCCCCCCGGACTGGCGGTCGCTGTACCTCCCGCGCCTCGAGGTGGAGCCGCCCGTCCACGACCCGCGCGACGAGGCCACCTCGGACGCGTGGGTGCGTCGCCACCCGGCGCTGGTCCGGCTCACGGGCAAGCACCCTTTCAACTCGGAGCCTCCGGTGCCCCGGCTGATGGCGCACGGGTTCATCACCCCGGCGCCGCTCCACTACGTGCGCAACCACGGGCCCGTTCCCAGGGCGGACTGGTCGACCTGGACCGTGGAGGTGACGGGGCTCGTGAGGCGCCCCGCTAGGCTCACCATGGAGCAGCTGGTGACGGAGTTCGAGGCCGTGGAGCTCCCCGTGACGCTGGTGTGCGCGGGCAACCGGCGCAAGGAGCAGAACATGGTGCGCCAGACCGTCGGCTTCAACTGGGGCCCCGGGGCCATCTCCACGTCCGTGTGGCGCGGCGCGCGGCTCCGCGACGTGCTCCGCCGGTGCGGCGTCATGGGCGCCGCGGACGGCGCCGCCAACGTGTGCTTCGAGGGCGCCGAGGACCTCCCGGGAGGCGGCGGCTCCAAGTACGGCACCAGCCTGCGGCGCGGGGTGGCCATGGACCCCGCGCGCGACGTCATCCTCGCCTACATGCAGAACGGGGAGCCGCTGGCGCCTGACCACGGCTTCCCCGTGCGCGTCATCGTGCCGGGCTTCATCGGCGGCCGCATGGTCAAGTGGCTCAAGCGGATCGTCGTCGCGTCCAGCGAGTCCGAGAGCTACTACCACTACCGGGACAACCGGGTGCTGCCGTCCCATGTCGACGCCGAGCTCGCCAATGCCGAAG CGTGGTGGTACAAGCCGGAGTACATGATAAACGAGCTGAACATCAACTCGGTGATCACCACGCCGGGACACGACGAGGTGCTGCCCATCAACGCCCTGACGACGCAGCGGCCGTATACGATCAAGGGATATGCATACTCCG GTGGCGGCCGGAAAGTTACACGGGTTGAGGTGACCCTGGACGGCGGCGAGACGTGGCAGGTGTGCTCGCTCGACCACCCGGAGCGCCCAACCAAGTACGGCAAGTACTGGTGCTGGTGCTTCTGGTCCGTCGACGTCGAGGTGCTCGACGTGCTCGGGGCCAAGGAAATCGCCGTCCGCGCCTGGGACGAGGCCATGAACACCCAGCCGGAGAAGCTCATCTGGAACCTCATG GGCATGATGAACAACTGCTGGTTCCGGGTGAAGATCAACGCGTGCCGGCCGCACAAGGGCGAGATCGGCATGGTGTTCGAGCACCCGGCACAGCCGGGCAACCAGCCGGGCGGCTGGATGGCGCGGCAGAAGCACCTCGAGACGTCGGAGAGCGCGCAGGGCACGCTGAAGAAGAGCACGTCCACACCCTTCATGAACACGGCCACCACGCAGTACACCATGTCCGAGGTGCGCCGCCACACGTCCCCGGACTCCGCCTGGATCATCGTGCACGGCCACATCTACGACTGCACGGGATTCCTCAAGGACCACCCCGGCGGCGCCGACAGCATCCTCATCAACGCCGGCACTGACTGCACCGAGGAGTTCGACGCCATCCACTCGGACAAGGCCCGCGGCCTCCTTGATTTGTACCGCGTCGGCGAGCTCGTCGTCACCGGCAGCGACTACTCCCCACAGAACAGCCACGCCGACCTCAGGGCCATCGACGAGGCCCCTGCTGCAGCCGCGCCGGCGGCGCAGTCGGTGTCGACCGTCGCGCTCTCCAACCCGCGGGAGAAGGTCAGGTGCCGGCTCGTTGACAAGAAGAGCCTGTCCTACAACGTGCGCCTCTTCCGGTTCGCGCTGCCGTCGCCGGACCAGAAGCTCGGCCTTCCCGTCGGCAGGCATGTGTACGTGTGCGCGTCGATAGACGGCAAGCTCTGCATGCGCGCGTACACGCCCACGAGCCCCGTCGACGAGGTCGGCCACATCGAGCTCCTGATCAAGATATACTTCAAGGACGAGGACCCCAAATACCCCAACGGCGGGCTCATGTCGCAGTACCTGGACTCCCTGCCGCTCGGCGCGACCATTGACATCAAGGGCCCTATTGGGCACATCGAGTACGCCGGCCGCGGCGGCTTCGTGGTGAACGGCGAGCGCCGGTTCGCGCGCAGGCTCGCCATGATCGCCGGCGGGACGGGCATCACGCCGGTGTACCAGGTGATCCAGGCTGTGCTGAGGGACCAGCCCGACGACGACACGGAGATGCACCTCGTGTATGCGAACCGGACGGAGGACGACATGCTCCTGCGGGAGGAGATCGACCGCTGGGCCGCCGCGCACCCGGCGCGGCTCAAGGTGTGGTACGTGGTGAGCAAGGTGGCGCGACCGGAGGACGGGTGGGCGTACGGCGTGGGGAGAGTGGACGAGCAGGTCTTGAGGGAGCACCTGCCTCTTGGAGACAGCGAGACGCTTGCGCTCGTGTGCGGGCCGCCGGCGATGATCGAGTGCACGGTGCGCCCGGGCCTGGAGAAGATGGGGTACGACCTCGACAAGGCTTGCCTTGTCTTCTGA
- the LOC8075210 gene encoding separase, giving the protein MEAAAADLVAALSSPSSYAGLHSRFAAYLQPFTSYLTSSNPNPKPPQKRATKLTKQPPPPDAATLRPLAKRFLPFLVRALHLLPPLVRASPGSGDKGGEAADELFEIYGLLLDCLEAISPCLAGKPYSVLLQRGSFVRCLESRGHLARANAEAAATLDALRSALSPPTTSTKSRRAAASVDSVLLPDPGSAGEAGTDPEVAVLAVELTSCLANCCSKGKVKEPAPYDRLLSLFKQLKPWLRILTNEARRKYLPLLVNGMSRCTFFLVSESSFFSSDLVHGFCRHTVQDCVKEGMIEHLPAIARKICSSVDLSWEGSTQFLLHVLETVIDSVVHVKDDLPKSVNDLLVFVSYFCWFILSAKRDLSAGASEVLYKQAGYFSEVYSPTASMLLLYAIGLYLSAQQAENEIPFYLSVGIPKDKKYLQALEKALGTLARWPHDNTSLVTYLDSLEFISKVLLQQVDTLWKNFSEGKPTHYSGNMNYVLTALHQFADSSFTSFSYTQMSQGDNERRHGTLLKVLVSAIKFSFVTKKDVQKSLGFIVRAISSKSLAPEELKFLIPSLSNIGVTLHNTGHVKEAPKALELCCQTIWAHVRLSYCSLSSRPKGNSILMDIILDAFARIAKLVDTLRRCGTEIETTLGIVVKSLSELLSDCDNSEYFKGSFILIEAWVKAVHKEFGDNKVDGAPLLYPSLLKNRSPWPIKLIGLIVEQELLAYGLTKAQSTEFCSKMQIRIIDVLLHKIYCSKEHFLERSRVLVRKAGALRASGVENIKSCLECLHDAISLLQKISEDSSDANITANNQLAIAYCLYAHCAQEDSAGGEVIFDNAEKALKLWLKMGTFNHYSPDMVLQHPSQTIVPLICFLVDLLSMKGCFELQFKLCKVMIMMWKQEKLPLEKLLSLLVTNGRLSHACCYLPLDERFLSIATEHLDVHSHHINFWINGFEGDDPSVSMFLQRMLPSDLLIPQSCKHPFGKQLSFDDVSKAASSLVSEVTSNDQSIFLASCLYYDLSERLYSRGELFQAFSYAKESLHLRKKLLKKKFKLKSGISGNMERKPCRQDFSLEVCGPTIVEIWPDSSRSASMRDSFLTPWSVLRYYLESTLQVAMMYELIGNAAEAEVHLRTGKEISNFHGFPVFCIVFTSCLGQLYCKQQLWDEAKSEFNLARDLLVKNDAIISCRICKLTLGISVDVQVGDLSWNLFEKKFQKQSTADLSNALRMYRCAIEKLNSTDLEYFNGSNDNHKTGCLVCSKDCRIPIKHEAYTCRKEPTTSKDESFSPCSVCMAIQIRRKRSGNAEAGPPLDAKAKRPSRNSSRLANEQNVETVAKIRTRSSKRNAHMKSEKVSTELNSKNNISWGDELAADILVCGEGECFPDRIGRSKDDLCNMFGCWNCLLVKTLNSECIQNILQLRLDCVRRRYHVSALLKKARALGSHSNGDHEVHSVYWKCISLLFFRSLPQDCYRTYGPYLIGLLMDRSIIGDLLPLECAQILWSMSFFMLKSSLSEQPRDICCIFSSVKMADVVPWLLKAFVLSRESPSIIQEVCKLLACIFLLSTIDSSIQLPLGSHKESLSLNHWAAYFHQVSVGTYLNCHFPSLQASSEEKGTHEDFRNETDDDVSEFLRLSSRDIIHIEKHMTEFFQKLPNVPVLCISMLGGDYVNPLLKFHRHPLFFRAWILLSRFDSTSEPTTLLLPVDAISEMQFEDSCIKDLGNPTRVLDKKWQCPWGYGITDDVAPIFRNILEENFMSLSSAPLSINDVNADHVRWWSHRKKLNNYLANTLKDIENSWFGPWKCLLLGHRLSDEHIEAALSSIITYLDTEFEFEANPVLIRAILGGAVSVDEVQECFLQLILYKGYFGRGGCCGKDRLRAFSSCQMDDGAMDTLQCLITDAVYELPQPDGRGPVILVLDVNVQMLPWENLPVLRNQEIYRMPSIGSIFLALSRNNNAYKDPLFPVIDPFNTYYLLNPSGDLSSTQEEFDQLFRNYEWKGLAGNSPEADELVLALTNHDLFLYFGHGSGAQYISSKEIEKIHNCAAALLMGCSSGTLYCKGSYAPRGAPLSYLFAGSPAIIANLWDVSDKDIDRFSKALLNSWLHDNSLDGNNCSKCCQLTKELESMSIASEEKGRARRRGTRGNKQQQISDSTKCCSCRQRRIASSLSEARRACKLPLLIGASPVCYGMPTIIKKKVMTDSATR; this is encoded by the exons atggaggccgccgccgccgacctcgTCGCTGCCCTCTCTTCCCCGTCCTCCTACGCCGGCCTCCACTCTCGCTTCGCCGCCTACCTACAGCCTTTCACCTCCTACCTGACCAGCTCAAACCCTAACCCCAAGCCACCGCAGAAGAGGGCGACGAAGCTGACCAAGCAGCCGCCGCCTCCCGACGCGGCCACCCTCCGCCCCCTCGCGAAGCGATTCCTCCCGTTTCTCGTCCGCGCGCTCCACCTCCTCCCGCCGCTCGTCCGTGCGAGTCCTGGCTCGGGCGACAAGGGCGGTGAGGCCGCCGACGAACTGTTTGAGATCTACGGCCTTCTCTTGGACTGCCTAGAGGCCATATCACCCTGCCTCGCTGGGAAGCCCTACTCCGTGTTGCTCCAGCGCGGCTCCTTCGTCCGTTGCCTCGAGTCGCGCGGCCACCTCGCACGCGCCAATGCGGAGGCTGCCGCTACCCTCGACGCCCTCCGCTCCGCGCTCTCTCCACCCACCACGAGCACCAAGTCGCGACGTGCTGCTGCAAGCGTTGATTCGGTCCTCCTTCCGGACCCTGGCAGCGCTGGGGAGGCTGGCACGGATCCTGAAGTCGCCGTACTCGCGGTCGAGCTCACTTCCTGCCTTGCCAATTGTTGCAGCAAGGGCAAGGTGAAGGAACCTGCCCCTTACGACCGACTTCTCAGCCTTTTCAAGCAGCTAAAACCATGGCTTCG CATTCTTACTAATGAAGCCAGGAGGAAGTATCTCCCGCTGCTTGTGAATGGCATGAGCCGGTGCACCTTTTTTCTGGTATCAGAGTCTTCATTTTTCAGTAGTGATCTAGTTCATGGATTCTGTCGGCACACAGTGCAAGATTGTGTGAAAGAGGGCATGATCGAGCATTTGCCAGCA ATTGCTCGCAAGATTTGCTCTTCTGTAGATCTGAGTTGGGAAGGGAGCACACAGTTTTTACTCCATGTGCTAGAAACTGTCATTGATTCTGTTGTACATGTAAAG GATGATTTACCGAAATCTGTGAATGATCTTCTGGTATTTGTCTCGTATTTTTGTTGGTTCATTCTTTCTGCCAAACGGGATTTATCTGCTGGCGCATCAGAAGTACTTTATAAACAAGCTGGTTATTTCTCTGAG GTTTACTCTCCTACTGCCTCAATGCTTCTTCTTTATGCGATTGGGTTATACTTGAGTGCCCAGCAAGCAGAAAATGAAATACCATTCTATTTATCTGTGGGTATTCCCAAGGATAAAAAATATCTACAAGCTTTAGAGAAAGCTCTTGGCACATTAGCACGATGGCCACATGATAATACATCTTTGGTCACATACTTGGACTCTTTGGAGTTTATTAGCAAGGTATTATTACAGCAAGTGGATACACTTTGGAAGAACTTCTCTGAAGGAAAACCAACCCATTATTCTGGTAACATGAACTATGTCTTGACAGCATTGCATCAGTTCGCTGATTCCAGCTTCACGTCTTTTAG CTATACACAAATGTCTCAAGGAGACAACGAGAGACGGCATGGGACCTTACTGAAAGTCCTTGTATCCGCCATTAAATTTTCCTTTGTTACCAAGAAAGATGTCCAG AAGAGCTTGGGTTTCATTGTCCGTGCCATTTCAAGTAAATCGCTAGCGCCAGAGGAGCTCAAATTCTTGATACCTTCGCTTAGCAACATTGGAGTGACACTTCATAATACTGGACACGTTAAAGAG GCACCAAAGGCTTTAGAATTGTGCTGCCAAACAATATGGGCACACGTTAGGCTTTCTTACTGTAGTCTATCCTCAAGGCCAAAAGGAAACAGCATTTTGATGGATATAATTTTGGATGCATTTGCAAGGATTGCAAAGTTGGTTGACACTCTACGTAGATGCGGCACAGAAATAGAAACAACACTTGGGATTGTTGTGAAGAGCTTGTCTGAATTGTTGTCTGACTGCGACAATTCTGAATATTTCAAAGGTTCTTTTATACTGATCGAGGCGTGGGTTAAG GCTGTACACAAAGAGTTTGGGGATAATAAGGTGGATGGTGCTCCACTTCTTTATCCATCTCTTTTGAAAAATCGGTCTCCATGGCCAATTAAGCTGATAGGCTTAATAGTAGAGCAG GAGTTACTAGCATATGGATTAACTAAAGCACAAAGCACAGAATTCTGCTCTAAAATGCAGATAAGGATCATTGATGTTCTGTTGCATAAAATTTACTGTTCGAAAGAGCATTTTTTGGAGAGATCAAGGGTTCTTGTAAGAAAGGCAGGCGCACTTCGTGCATCTGGAGTGGAAAACATAAAAAGCTGCCTTGAGTGTTTACATGATGCAATATCTTTACTA CAAAAGATCTCAGAGGACTCATCTGACGCCAACATTACTGCAAACAATCAATTGGCCATTGCATACTGCTTGTATGCACATTGTGCTCAGGAAGACAGTGCTGGTGGGGAG GTAATATTTGATAATGCTGAGAAAGCACTTAAGTTATGGTTGAAGATGGGAACTTTCAATCATTATTCTCCTGACATGGTCTTGCAACATCCATCACAAACTATTGTACCACTTATTTGTTTTTTGGTTGATCTCTTGTCTATGAAG GGCTGTTTTGAGCTTCAGTTTAAGTTGTGCAAGGTCATGATAATGATGTGGAAGCAAGAAAAATTACCCCTTGAAAAGTTGCTGTCCTTGCTGGTGACCAATGGGCGCCTTAGTCATGCATGCTGTTATCTCCCACTGGATGAGCGATTTCTTTCTATTGCCACTGAGCATCTTGATGTACATAGCCACCATATTAATTTTTGGATAAACGGTTTCGAAGGAGACGATCCTTCTGTCTCTATGTTTCTTCAGAGGATGTTGCCTAGTGACTTACTTATTCCTCAATCATGTAAGCATCCCTTTGGAAAGCAGCTCAGTTTTGATGACGTCAGCAAAGCTGCCTCATCTCTGGTTTCTGAA GTTACATCAAATGACCAATCAATCTTTCTAGCTAGCTGTTTATACTATGACTTGTCAGAAAGACTTTATTCACGCGGAGAACTTTTCCAG GCCTTTTCATACGCAAAAGAATCCCTCCATTTGCGTAAAAAGCTCCTAAAAAAGAAGTTCAAACTCAAATCGGGCATATCTGGAAATATGGAAAGAAAACCTTGCAGGCAGGACTTTTCTCTTGAAGTGTGTGGCCCAACAATAGTTGAGATTTGGCCAGATTCTAGCAGATCAGCCAGCATGAGAGATTCTTTCCTTACTCCATGGAGTGTACTTAGATACTACCTTGAGAGCACATTACAG GTCGCTATGATGTACGAATTGATTGGCAATGCTGCTGAAGCAGAAGTTCACTTACGGACAGGAAAAGAGATATCAAATTTCCATGGTTTTCCAGTTTTCTGTATTGTTTTTACATCATGTCTAG GTCAACTATACTGTAAGCAACAGCTATGGGATGAAGCAAAGAGTGAGTTTAATCTTGCCCGAGATCTTCTTGTGAAAAATGATGCAATCATTTCATGTAGAATCTGCAAGTTAACTTTGGGGATATCAGTTGACGTGCAAGTTGGTGACCTGTCTTGGaatctatttgaaaaaaaattccAGAAACAGTCGACAGCTGATTTGTCTAATGCTTTACGCATGTACCGATGTGCAATAGAGAAATTGAACAGCACTGACTTGGAATATTTTAATGGGTCCAATGATAATCATAAAACTGGTTGTCTTGTGTGCAGCAAAGACTGTAGAATACCGATCAAACATGAAGCTTATACTTGTCGAAAAGAACCCACAACTTCAAAGGATGAATCGTTCTCTCCATGTAGTGTTTGCATGGCAATACAAATTCGAAGAAAAAGGTCAGGGAATGCTGAAGCTGGTCCACCATTAGATGCTAAAGCTAAGAGGCCATCCAGAAATTCATCACGTTTAGCCAATGAACAGAATGTAGAGACTGTTGCGAAGATTAGAACTCGCTCTAGTAAGCGTAATGCACATATGAAAAGCGAAAAGGTTTCAACTGAGCTAAATAGTAAAAATAACATATCTTGGGGTGATGAATTGGCTGCAGATATTTTGGTTTGTGGTGAAGGTGAGTGTTTTCCTGATAGAATTGGTCGCAGCAAAGATGACTTATGCAATATGTTTGGTTGTTGGAACTGCCTTTTGGTTAAAACCTTGAATTCAGAGTGCATACAGAATATTCTGCAGCTGAGATTGGACTGTGTTCGCCGCCGCTACCATGTGTCAGCTCTATTAaaaaaag CTAGAGCCTTGGGATCTCATAGCAATGGGGACCATGAAGTTCATAGTGTCTATTGGAAGTGCATATCATTGCTGTTCTTCAGGTCCCTTCCACAGGATTGCTATAGGACTTATGGGCCTTATTTAATTGGACTACTCATGGATAGGAGCATTATtggtgatcttcttcctttagagtGTGCACAAATACTATGGAGTATGAGCTTCTTCATGCTAAAAAGCTCCCTTTCTGAACAGCCAAG GGACATCTGCTGTATCTTCTCTAGTGTAAAAATGGCTGATGTTGTTCCCTGGTTGCTCAAAGCTTTTGTTCTATCCAGAGAGAGCCCCTCAATCATTCAGGAG GTTTGCAAGTTACTTGCATGCATATTCTTGCTATCAACTATAGATTCTTCAATTCAGCTGCCTTTGGGTTCTCACAAAGAATCTCTTTCTTTGAATCACTGGGCCGCATACTTCCATCAAGTTTCTGTGGGAACTTATCTCAATTGTCATTTTCCTAGCTTACAAGCGTCGTCAGAGGAAAAG GGCACCCATGAAGATTTCAGAAATGAGACGGATGATGATGTTTCGGAATTTCTCAG GTTGTCATCAAGGGACATAATACATATTGAGAAACATATGACAGAATTCTTCCAAAAACTTCCTAATGTACCAGTTCTGTGCATTAGTATGCTTGGAGGTGATTATGTTAATCCCCTTTTGAAATTCCATCGCCATCCCCTGTTTTTCCGTGCTTGGATATTGCTTTCAAGGTTTGATTCAACAAGTGAACCTACTACATTGCTTCTTCCAGTGGATGCTATTTCAG AAATGCAGTTTGAAGATTCCTGTATCAAAGATTTGGGTAATCCGACGAGGGTTTTAGATAAGAAGTGGCAGTGCCCTTGGGGCTATGGAATTACAGATGATGTGGCCCCAATTTTCAGAAATATACTTGAGGAGAATTTTATGTCCCTCTCCAGTGCACCCCTGTCTATTAATGATGTAAATGCAGATCATGTCAGGTGGTGGTCGCATAGAAAGAAGCTCAACAATTACCTTGCTAACACACTGAA AGACATTGAAAATTCTTGGTTTGGACCCTGGAAATGCCTTCTGTTGGGCCATCGATTATCTGATGAACACATTGAGGCTGCATTATCAAGTATTATCACTTATCTGGATACAGAATTCGAATTTGAAGCCAATCCAGTGCTCATCAGAGCTATCCTTGGTGGTGCTGTGTCAGTGGATGAAGTACAAGAATGTTTTCTCCAACTCATTTTGTATAAAGGTTACTTTGGAAGGGGAGGGTGCTGTGGGAAAGATAGACTTAGAGCTTTCTCTTCCTGCCAAATGGATGATGGAGCTATGGACACACTCCAATGTTTAATAACAGATGCAGTATATGAGTTGCCTCAGCCAGATGGTAGAGGTCCAGTTATTTTAGTTCTTGATGTCAATGTTCAG ATGCTTCCTTGGGAGAACCTGCCTGTACTAAGGAATCAAGAAATTTATCGCATGCCATCAATAGGTAGCATCTTTTTAGCATTATCGCGAAACAATAATGCTTACAAGGATCCTCTTTTTCCTGTGATCGATCCTTTCAATACATATTATCTGTTGAATCCTAGCGGTGACCTGAGCAGCACGCAAGAAGAATTTGATCAGTTATTCAGAAACTACGAGTGGAAG GGATTGGCTGGGAATTCTCCAGAGGCTGATGAGCTCGTCTTGGCCTTGACAAATCATGACCTTTTCCTGTACTTCGGGCATGGAAGTG